One region of Primulina tabacum isolate GXHZ01 chromosome 17, ASM2559414v2, whole genome shotgun sequence genomic DNA includes:
- the LOC142532052 gene encoding uncharacterized protein LOC142532052: MFGDLVPNNSPHLRKSGSRSVVFDVGTNELGNSAEENFLHSTVSNVMKGMSSPLPSVAIMPSPVLLWRFKFAGCIKNQYYTQSQYDEVRSEWSEFVYSYVGA; the protein is encoded by the exons ATGTTTGGAGATCTTGTACCTAACAATAGTCCGCATTTACGCAAGTCTGGAAGCCGATCTGTTGTGTTTGATGTTG GTACAAATGAACTGGGAAATAGTGCTGAAGAAAATTTCTTACATTCCACAGTGTCAAATGTAATGAAGGGTATGAGTTCACCGTTGCCAAGTGTAGCTATTATGCCTTCTCCTGTTCTGCTATGGAGATTCAAG tttgcaggatgcatcaagaaccaatattacacacaatctcaatatgacgaggtcagaagtgaatggagtgaatttgtttactcctatgtaggtgcttaa